A DNA window from Trichosurus vulpecula isolate mTriVul1 chromosome 2, mTriVul1.pri, whole genome shotgun sequence contains the following coding sequences:
- the GPR17 gene encoding uracil nucleotide/cysteinyl leukotriene receptor gives MKSLVVDPSNKFNDSLDVFEQCGKETPLENVLFASFYLLDFILAFVGNTLALWLFIRDQKSGTPANVFLMHLAVADLSFVLVLPTRLVYHFSGNHWPFGEIPCRLTGFLFYLNMYASIYFLTCISVDRFLAIVHPIKSIKLRRPLYAHLTCAFLWVVVAVAMAPLLVSAQTVEVNNTTVCLQLYREKASRNALVSLAVAFTFPFVTTVTCYLLIIRNLRSGHRVEKHLKDKAIKMIIMVLMIFLVCFVPYHVNRYIYVLQYDGTRASCEAQRVLALSNRITSCLTSLNGALDPVMYFFVAEKFRDALCNLLCGKRALTLPPSFEGKTNESSLSAKSEL, from the coding sequence ATGAAAAGCCTGGTGGTGGACCCTTCAAATAAATTCAACGATTCCCTGGATGTTTTTGAGCAATGTGGCAAAGAAACACCTTTGGAAAATGTtctttttgcctccttttatCTTCTGGATTTCATCCTGGCCTTTGTTGGCAATACTCTTGCCCTCTGGCTCTTTATCCGGGACCAAAAATCGGGCACCCCAGCCAACGTTTTTCTGATGCATCTCGCTGTGGCCGATTTGTCATTTGTACTGGTGCTTCCTACCCGACTTGTTTATCATTTTTCTGGAAACCACTGGCCATTTGGGGAAATCCCATGCCGCCTCACCGGGTTCCTCTTCTACCTCAACATGTACGCCAGCATCTACTTCCTCACGTGCATCAGCGTTGACCGTTTCCTCGCCATCGTACACCCTATCAAGTCCATCAAACTCCGCAGGCCTCTCTATGCCCATCTGACCTGCGCCTTCCTCTGGGTGGTGGTGGCTGTGGCTATGGCCCCGCTACTGGTCAGTGCACAGACGGTGGAGGTGAACAACACGACCGTCTGCCTACAGCTGTACCGGGAGAAAGCCTCCCGGAATGCTCTCGTGTCCTTGGCCGTGGCTTTTACCTTCCCCTTTGTCACCACTGTCACCTGCTATTTGCTGATCATTCGGAATTTGCGCAGCGGCCACCGGGTGGAGAAACACCTCAAGGACAAAGCCATCAAGATGATCATCATGGTGCTCATGATTTTCCTGGTGTGCTTTGTGCCATACCATGTCAATCGATATATCTATGTCCTGCAGTATGATGGCACCCGGGCCTCCTGTGAGGCCCAGCGGGTCCTGGCGCTCAGTAACCGCATCACATCCTGCCTCACCAGCCTCAATGGTGCCCTGGACCCTGTCATGTATTTTTTTGTGGCTGAGAAGTTCCGTGATGCTTTGTGTAACTTGCTTTGTGGCAAAAGGGCCTTGACCCTGCCACCAAGTTTTGAGGGAAAGACAAATGAGAGCTCCCTAAGTGCTAAATCTGAACTGTGA